The sequence AGGAGTCATACATACTGTATACCCAGTAAGGCCAGAAAGTTCTTGGAACCCTTCGAAACTGATTTAAATCGGTATTTTTCCATCTCTTTGATCCTTCCCCTTTCTTTGCTAAACCAGAACTATTCCCAATCTCTAAGGTAGTATTGCCCACATTTTTCCCAGTGTCCAAATACAATGACCCTTCTGTCTCACTTAGGTGAGATCTTCTCGATCTCATTTCTTCTGACTGACTCATGAACTTGTCATCATCACTGCTCATTGATTCATCCATCATGTCATAGCCATAACAGGAATTCAATGCAGATTGATGAATTCTCCTTTCTTCCAGGGAGAGCGCAGTCTCAAAGCTTTCCTCTGAATTTGCTTCTGAATCATTGTCGCTGTGCCCATATCCAACTGATGAAAAAGTTGAAGGAAGCACAGATGAGAATTTATGACCACGCAGATTACTTAATGGTGCCAATTTTCCAAAAGCATCCTTGGGTGTCCTTAATGGCATATCTTCCTGAATGATTTGAACCTCTCCACAGGGCTAAACAGGAGAAAATTCCATAACAAATCAACATTCATTTGTAGCAGTACTTAAAGAAAAGGGGTTAATGCTATAACATAAATTTGTTCTCACCACTCCTTCCACATCAATCCAACGTCGTTTCAGACGAAACCGCTGCTGGCCACGAGTGACAACATTCAGTGAGCCATCCTCTAACCGCCGATATTGCCGAATCTGTAAGGTTATATGTACCAAGTTACATAATCCAATCAATTCATAATAGTAAACAACAGATCAAATATGTGTTTGTATATCCCTTCTCACATCAAACCATCATCCCTAATTTGCATTGTTACTTGAAAATGTATAACAAGGTGCAATTACAAACAAACTGATGCCTCTAACTATAGATATGCTATGAAAGACAGTAAACTTCCACATGGATTCAAGGAATGCTACATAATAGGCACAAACATATATAACTACACACAAATGAACTTTAAATCCTCCTccaattagaaagaaaaagaaaacatgatcGATACCATACAGTAATCATACCTCTGCAGTTGTTCCAACAGTTGCAAACCTTAATCGTCTGTTGTCAGAATCCCTGTATGCACGAACCTGAGCatagttttgaatgttttctAAGAAAAGATTTAAAGAAAGACGTTCCACAAACAGAGCAAGCAAATGAAAAGTTTCCAGATAATGTTCACTTACCACACCTACAGTATAAGGAGCATCAACTTGAACCAATGCCCTCTCAACAGCAGAAATAAAATTGGGTTGAATAACTCTCAAAGGAAGTGTAGCCTCTGGGAAAAGAACAACTCCTGGCAAAAATTGAAGCAGCAAGATTTGTAAAACACgcacaaaacatcaattttccAAGTTTTTTGATAACGTGATTAGGccttaaaacttgaaaatctGTAGGCTACTCAGTTGGAATGATTTTGAAGCTTATCTTTGTGTCTCTTTGGAAAATTTTAAACCTAGTATTAAATAGATGTTAACTATTTCTTCAGGCATACAGCATGATGAATATGCTTACTGACCAAAAGAACTGCAACCAAGGAACTTTCAGTATAACCGATCaccaattttttcttcaaacacATACTCACGAACAAGCAGTGAGGAGGATATAGGATGTAACATGTACCTTCGAGATAGAATAATGGAAGGTTTAAAATGGCACCTCCATCCAAGAAAGCAAGTCTATGGTGAGTGTCTTCAACCTCTGCCACACACAAAGCAATATAGTAACTCCCAAgtttgaataaaatcaaaacagtaACAACAAAATGCCTCGAGATGCCAGTGCCTACCGCCAAGATAAGTATGCAATGAAGCCAAACAAGTGTTGAAGGTGAAATCATCAGATGAACGAGCACCgctatattcaaaacaaaaacaaccttCAATCGCATTATTACAAAAACCAAACCCTAATTTGCCATCAAAATTAACCATCAAattcatatttctttccttctcttcctagatttttttttatcagtaatAACATAATACATGATTATCATTTACTAGGtcacaaaaaacaattattttaattgtaaaaaaaaatccatatttaaCTATCCAGAAACCCTAATCCCCAAATTACAGAACGCGAAATGATTTACATAAACGGTTCTGCTAATAGAATATATGGTTGCTACTGATTACAAGAAATTAATCAGCAAAATAAAGATGGGTGGTGATGGAGATGATTACGAGGCATC is a genomic window of Populus alba chromosome 18, ASM523922v2, whole genome shotgun sequence containing:
- the LOC118053689 gene encoding uncharacterized protein, coding for MEEDDRILEAERHQIEQIRQLDFEELQVEEVDGDDDDDDDDSLDDRDASGARSSDDFTFNTCLASLHTYLGEVEDTHHRLAFLDGGAILNLPLFYLEGVVLFPEATLPLRVIQPNFISAVERALVQVDAPYTVGVVRAYRDSDNRRLRFATVGTTAEIRQYRRLEDGSLNVVTRGQQRFRLKRRWIDVEGVPCGEVQIIQEDMPLRTPKDAFGKLAPLSNLRGHKFSSVLPSTFSSVGYGHSDNDSEANSEESFETALSLEERRIHQSALNSCYGYDMMDESMSSDDDKFMSQSEEMRSRRSHLSETEGSLYLDTGKNVGNTTLEIGNSSGLAKKGEGSKRWKNTDLNQFRRVPRTFWPYWVYSMYDSYCLAEKAADMWKQIVGAPSMDGLVRKPDLLSFYIASKIPVSEETRQELLEIDGISYRLRREIDLLETFDLVRCKTCKVVIARRSDMLVMSSEGPLGAYVNPLGYVHEVMTLQKANGLALIGRATAEYSWFPGYAWTVAECASCEIQMGWLFTATTKKLKPQSFWGIRSSQVAGDTC